In the genome of Phaenicophaeus curvirostris isolate KB17595 chromosome 36, BPBGC_Pcur_1.0, whole genome shotgun sequence, the window AGCAACCACTGTTATAAACGTTCTTCTGCTCTTGTAGCTGTCTGTAGTCTCTCCACACAGTCCATGACACTGGTCATCTCTCTTTTTGGACTGTCTTCTCCTACTTCAGGTGAGTAAGAGGTGATGCAGCAGGTGATTACCCCGCTAATTCAGCTACATAGCcgaaccccctgccacgggcaggaacactcccactggatcgttctccttctctccccccagGGCTTGGCTTGGCCCCGGCAGCGGCATCGCTGTGCTCTTCCCCTTCCACCCTGCTCTGGGGGGCAGCTCATTCCCACCTCCCCGGACGcagatcacagaaccatagaatccccaggttggaaaggacccaccggaccatcgagtccgACCGTTCCCCTCagtcactaacccgtgtccctcagcgcctcgtccactcagctccctggtggagcctgaggcccttccctctcctcacgTGTTgactacaactcccggcatGCCCCGCGGCGGACTCGGACTGCCGGATCCCGTGGCGAACTACAATTCCCGGCTTGCCCCGCGGCGCTTCCGGTCACCGCGCCGGAAGCCTGTGTCTCCGCTTCCGGCCCGGGGCGGAGGGTCCCGCGGCGGGCGGTGCCGGGCGCGCTCGTTGCGGCGGCGCCGTGGGGCCTCGGGGCTGGTTCCTCCCCTCGGTTGTGGGGCTCCGGCCCTGCGGGGAGCGGCCTCCGCCCGGCCCGGCttcgtgctgctgctgctggcgggCGGCCTGGGCTTCGGGGCCCTGGGGTGTTCCGGGCACCCGGACCGGCTGGGGCCCGCGGGCTGCGCTTCCCCGCCTGGTACAGCAGCTCCGCCGCCTGCAGCCCCTCCCGGTGCGGCCCTGGGGCGCGAGGAGCCGGGCcgccctctcctccctcttccccgTCCTCgttcccccctctctctctgccctcgtccccCCCCCCTCTCTCTGGCTTCATCTTCCTCcatctttgccctggtcccccctctttgccctcgtttcCTCCCCTCATCCTCATTCCACTCCTTCTGCCGTCgtcccccttctcctcttgcCTCCCACCCTTTGCATCTCGCCCCTCTCTGTCTCCCCCTCTGCCCTCACCTCACTCCCTCTGCTACCCTCTTTCGCCCTCTCTTGCCCCCCCAGCTTCATGTCTCCCCTCTCTTGCTTCACTCCCGGACCCCCCCATCTACCTTCATCCCACCCCACTTTCCCACGTCTCCTGTTCTGCTTTCATCCCCCTTTGTGCCCACGTCTGCCCTCCTGGCTGCCTTCATCCCCACCATCTCCCTTCACCATCCCCTCTCTCCGCCCTCGTCCCCCTGTCTCTCCCCGTCCCCCCgtctctccccccttccctcgTCCCCGCTCTCTCCTCCCCgtcctgcccttctctgccctcctggCCCCTCACGCCTGCCCCGTCTTCTctctccccagcacagccctgctgacCGGCCCCTTCCAGACGTGCTCCGGGATCTACCCCGGCGTCTTCAACCCGGACTCGCGGGGGCTGCCGCTGGCGGAGGTCGCCGTGGCCGAGCTGCTGAAGGCCGAGGGCTACGCCACGGCCATGGTGGGCAAGTGGCACCTCGGCTTGGGCCAGAATGGCTCCTTCCTTCCCACCCACCGGGCCTTCGACCACTTCCTTGGGGTGCCCG includes:
- the LOC138732714 gene encoding arylsulfatase A-like, yielding MPRGGLGLPDPVANYNSRLAPRRFRVPRRAVPGALVAAAPWGLGAGSSPRLWGSGPAGSGLRPARLRAAAAGGRPGLRGPGVFRAPGPAGARGLRFPAWYSSSAACSPSRTALLTGPFQTCSGIYPGVFNPDSRGLPLAEVAVAELLKAEGYATAMVGKWHLGLGQNGSFLPTHRAFDHFLGVPDSHDQGPCQNLTCFPPDTKCFGTCDQGVVPVPLLWSQSIVQQPISFPDLVPLYNKFSWDFIASCARRGVPFLLYQTSHHPSAEEQGVRGARGHQEEGAGDWSQGLLWLRGQIWSRARPDG